One part of the Prochlorococcus marinus str. MIT 9313 genome encodes these proteins:
- a CDS encoding SWIM zinc finger family protein has translation MTSSTNNTSITTALGEEGLGQQPWWVEQWMELINSYRFKKRLERAWTYAREGNVTSIRFEGRRVHARVQGTGEDPYKVKLWLDVLNDEDWGYVLEALTQKARWSAQLLAGIMPADIERAFAASGRRLFPFKLQEVRSECSCPDKANPCKHISAIYFLMGDRFSEDPFVLFQLRGRTRNKLLADLAEQRRDALAKLAETAAAKNEVPAEPSSSDDLPVPPHPAVVDPSLWWRYDSSLDADLVVITPALEGDTGLDAAGDLPLAEEPRFPKARQTFLNHLREQGQALSQQAMLQAMATGG, from the coding sequence ATGACAAGCAGCACCAACAACACCAGCATCACAACCGCCCTAGGGGAAGAGGGGCTAGGGCAACAGCCTTGGTGGGTGGAGCAATGGATGGAATTGATTAATTCCTACCGCTTCAAAAAGCGACTTGAGCGTGCCTGGACCTACGCCAGAGAAGGCAATGTCACCTCAATACGCTTCGAGGGTCGCCGAGTACACGCCCGCGTCCAGGGCACCGGTGAAGACCCCTACAAGGTGAAACTCTGGCTTGATGTCCTCAACGACGAAGACTGGGGGTATGTACTTGAAGCCCTTACCCAGAAAGCGCGCTGGTCTGCCCAGTTGCTAGCAGGGATCATGCCGGCAGACATCGAGCGGGCATTTGCAGCCAGTGGTCGACGTCTTTTTCCCTTCAAGCTGCAGGAAGTCCGCAGTGAATGCAGCTGCCCAGATAAAGCCAATCCCTGCAAACACATCAGCGCCATCTATTTCCTGATGGGGGATCGCTTCAGCGAAGATCCCTTTGTACTGTTTCAGCTACGCGGTCGCACCCGCAACAAATTGCTTGCGGATCTAGCCGAACAACGGCGCGATGCACTCGCAAAACTGGCAGAAACAGCTGCCGCAAAGAATGAGGTTCCTGCTGAGCCATCCAGCAGCGACGACCTGCCTGTACCACCCCATCCCGCCGTTGTGGACCCGAGCTTATGGTGGCGCTACGACTCCAGCCTCGATGCCGATCTGGTGGTGATTACTCCAGCCCTGGAAGGCGACACAGGGCTCGATGCAGCAGGAGATCTACCCCTGGCCGAAGAACCCCGCTTCCCAAAAGCCCGTCAGACTTTTCTGAATCATCTCAGGGAGCAGGGACAAGCCCTATCCCAGCAAGCCATGCTTCAGGCAATGGCGACCGGTGGCTGA
- a CDS encoding MEKHLA domain-containing protein, translating to MAEAPWLSSEKQELVNLLLISHQQAFNYPLLACERRQPSQRLASQELFASRQPVLAHSDGHDPNLNYANAAALQLWGRRWAEMVGMPSRLTAPTSEQDARANALDKALQQDAIKDYQGIRINHEGRRFLIKNARIWTLWNQEGLRIGQAAAIGSWYWL from the coding sequence GTGGCTGAAGCCCCCTGGCTATCTTCTGAGAAGCAGGAGCTAGTCAACCTGCTTTTAATCTCTCACCAACAAGCTTTCAATTACCCACTTCTGGCATGTGAGCGGCGGCAGCCTTCACAACGTCTTGCCAGCCAGGAACTGTTTGCATCAAGACAGCCCGTACTGGCCCATAGTGACGGGCACGATCCAAATCTCAACTATGCCAATGCTGCAGCACTTCAGCTGTGGGGACGGCGCTGGGCAGAGATGGTCGGCATGCCTTCCCGCTTGACAGCACCAACCAGCGAACAAGATGCACGCGCCAATGCCTTAGACAAAGCGCTCCAACAGGATGCAATCAAGGACTATCAAGGGATCCGTATTAACCATGAAGGGCGAAGGTTTCTAATCAAGAACGCACGCATATGGACCCTATGGAATCAAGAAGGTCTACGCATCGGCCAAGCTGCTGCAATCGGCAGCTGGTATTGGTTATGA
- a CDS encoding TRAP transporter substrate-binding protein: MQRRKLLGSGATAVSAAVGAGILSACTIRREEESGSNSSQPKIRWRMATSWPPSLDTIYGGAETISRRVNELSGGNFQIKPYAAGELVPGLEVLDAVQAGSVECGHTASYYYIGKNPGFAFGTSVPFGLTAQQQNAWLYEAGGNDAINNLYADFGVISFPAGNTGAQMGGWFKRKLEGLSSLQGLKMRIPGLGGKVLAQLGVNVQVLPGGEIYLALERGAIDAAEWTGPYDDEKLGLAKAARFYYYPGWWEPGPTLAALVNQQAWSKLPSEYQAMFNTACYEANLTMLSRYDNLNGAALQRLLKGNTELVPYDQSILKAAQEAAFQLYSDTAAKDASFRSLLQQWQGFRKQVYAWNNVNEFSFARFSYDQLQGT, from the coding sequence ATGCAACGTCGAAAACTACTCGGGTCTGGTGCTACGGCTGTCTCAGCAGCCGTCGGCGCAGGCATTCTCAGTGCCTGCACAATCCGTAGAGAGGAAGAAAGCGGCAGTAACAGCAGCCAGCCCAAGATCCGCTGGCGAATGGCCACCAGCTGGCCCCCCTCACTAGACACGATTTACGGCGGGGCCGAAACAATCAGCAGAAGGGTGAATGAACTAAGCGGAGGCAACTTCCAAATCAAGCCCTATGCGGCCGGCGAGCTCGTACCAGGCCTAGAAGTCCTTGATGCGGTTCAGGCGGGCTCCGTCGAGTGCGGTCATACCGCCAGTTACTACTACATTGGCAAAAATCCCGGCTTTGCCTTCGGCACTTCCGTACCGTTTGGCCTTACCGCACAACAACAGAACGCTTGGCTCTACGAAGCAGGCGGTAACGACGCCATCAACAACCTCTATGCCGATTTCGGAGTGATCAGCTTCCCCGCTGGCAACACCGGTGCACAAATGGGCGGATGGTTCAAGCGCAAACTCGAGGGTCTGAGTTCTCTACAGGGACTCAAAATGCGTATCCCTGGCCTGGGCGGCAAGGTGCTTGCCCAGCTGGGTGTGAACGTCCAGGTTTTGCCTGGTGGAGAGATCTACCTGGCTCTAGAGCGTGGCGCGATCGACGCCGCTGAATGGACCGGCCCATACGATGACGAAAAGCTTGGCCTAGCCAAAGCCGCACGCTTCTACTACTACCCAGGTTGGTGGGAACCCGGCCCCACCCTTGCCGCTCTGGTCAACCAACAAGCCTGGAGCAAGCTGCCGAGCGAATATCAAGCGATGTTCAACACCGCCTGTTACGAAGCCAACCTCACCATGCTCAGCCGATACGACAACCTCAACGGGGCTGCTCTGCAAAGGCTTTTAAAGGGCAACACCGAGCTGGTTCCCTATGACCAAAGCATCCTTAAAGCTGCCCAGGAAGCAGCCTTCCAGCTCTATAGCGATACCGCCGCAAAAGATGCCAGCTTCCGCAGCCTGCTTCAGCAATGGCAAGGCTTCCGTAAGCAGGTTTACGCCTGGAACAACGTCAATGAGTTCTCATTCGCTCGCTTCAGTTACGACCAGCTGCAAGGAACTTGA
- a CDS encoding TRAP transporter small permease subunit, which yields MRRWLDLAERLDALNKAFAVIARWSVLMMLGLGLWNVVGRYLGVSIGHNLSSNGLIEGQWYLFDLVFLLGLGWTLQRHGHVRVDVLQSRWGEKHQTRMELLGTLVFLLPFALGVMLISLEPALQSWRIGEASPDPNGLPRYWVKSLIPLGFLLLALQGVAEAIRAWAKLKAQTLMPFNPEAEQGGDRLD from the coding sequence ATGAGACGCTGGCTAGACCTAGCAGAACGCCTTGACGCCTTAAACAAGGCCTTTGCAGTCATTGCACGCTGGTCGGTGTTGATGATGTTGGGATTAGGGCTCTGGAACGTTGTGGGGCGCTATCTGGGTGTGTCCATCGGCCACAATCTCAGCTCCAACGGTCTCATCGAAGGGCAGTGGTACCTCTTTGATCTGGTGTTCCTACTGGGACTGGGCTGGACCCTCCAACGCCATGGGCATGTGCGGGTTGATGTACTTCAAAGCCGCTGGGGAGAAAAGCACCAAACACGTATGGAGCTGCTTGGCACCCTGGTCTTCCTGTTGCCATTTGCCCTGGGAGTAATGCTGATCTCGCTCGAACCCGCCCTGCAGTCTTGGAGAATCGGCGAAGCCTCACCCGACCCCAACGGCCTGCCGCGCTACTGGGTTAAATCCCTCATCCCCTTGGGCTTCCTACTCTTGGCCCTACAAGGCGTCGCCGAAGCCATTCGAGCCTGGGCAAAGCTAAAAGCCCAAACATTGATGCCATTCAACCCTGAAGCGGAACAGGGCGGAGATCGCCTTGATTGA
- a CDS encoding TRAP transporter large permease encodes MIEIELLDHVISFDPATTLGPGMFIALVFALLSGYPVAFCLGGIAVIFALLGMALGVIDPLFVTALPQRILGIMANFTLLAIPAFVFMGAMLETSGIAERLLESMGRLLGKLRGGLALAVVLVGSLLAATTGVVAATVTTMGLISLPAMLRAGYDRSLATGVIAASGTLGQIIPPSIVLVVLGDQLGVSVGDLFLGSLIPGVLMAGAFATYVLVISHLKPHLAPQLNPADLIPMQPGQLLRVIIPPLGLILLVLGSIFFGIATPTEAGVLGATGAMVLAALNGGFSRSSLSKVCDETLRTTAMVMAILLGSTAFSLVFRGVGGDQLIADLLLNLPGGKVGFMAVSMLTIFGLGFFIDFFEIAFIAVPLLLPAARQILGPEALIWLGVVIGANLQTSFLTPPFGFALFYLRGVAPKTITTQEIYKGALPFVGLQIAVLVLIIAAPPLVDWLPNLAAS; translated from the coding sequence TTGATTGAGATTGAACTACTCGACCATGTGATCAGTTTCGATCCCGCCACCACACTTGGGCCTGGGATGTTTATAGCCCTGGTCTTCGCCCTATTGAGCGGCTATCCAGTTGCCTTCTGCCTCGGTGGCATTGCCGTGATCTTCGCGTTGCTGGGCATGGCTCTTGGTGTGATCGATCCACTGTTCGTTACCGCTCTGCCGCAGCGAATCCTGGGGATCATGGCCAACTTCACCTTGTTGGCCATTCCGGCGTTTGTGTTCATGGGCGCCATGCTCGAGACATCAGGTATTGCAGAGCGACTGCTCGAGAGCATGGGACGTCTACTCGGCAAACTGCGCGGTGGCCTAGCCCTGGCGGTCGTGCTAGTCGGCTCACTGCTCGCTGCCACCACCGGAGTCGTAGCAGCGACAGTCACCACTATGGGGCTGATCTCTCTACCGGCCATGCTGAGAGCGGGCTACGACCGCTCACTTGCCACGGGGGTCATTGCTGCCTCAGGAACCCTTGGCCAGATCATCCCACCCAGCATTGTCTTGGTGGTTCTCGGCGACCAGTTGGGTGTCTCAGTAGGAGATCTGTTCCTTGGCTCACTGATTCCAGGGGTGCTCATGGCTGGTGCATTTGCCACTTATGTGCTCGTGATCAGCCACCTCAAACCTCATCTCGCCCCCCAACTGAATCCAGCAGACCTGATCCCCATGCAACCTGGCCAACTGCTGCGTGTGATCATCCCGCCCCTAGGCCTGATCCTCTTAGTGCTAGGCAGCATCTTCTTTGGAATCGCAACACCCACCGAAGCTGGCGTTCTTGGTGCCACTGGCGCCATGGTCCTAGCAGCGCTCAATGGAGGGTTCAGCCGTAGCAGCCTCTCAAAAGTATGCGATGAAACCCTACGAACCACCGCCATGGTGATGGCGATTTTACTGGGCTCAACAGCTTTTAGCCTTGTCTTTCGCGGAGTAGGCGGCGATCAACTCATTGCCGATCTTTTGCTGAACCTGCCCGGCGGCAAGGTTGGTTTTATGGCCGTGAGCATGCTCACGATCTTCGGCCTCGGCTTTTTCATCGACTTCTTTGAAATCGCCTTTATTGCCGTTCCGCTCTTACTGCCCGCAGCTCGCCAAATCCTTGGACCCGAGGCCTTGATCTGGCTAGGTGTGGTCATCGGCGCCAATTTGCAAACCTCCTTCCTCACTCCACCTTTCGGCTTCGCACTCTTTTATCTACGCGGAGTAGCCCCTAAAACCATTACCACACAAGAAATCTATAAGGGTGCACTGCCCTTCGTGGGCCTGCAAATCGCTGTCTTGGTGCTGATCATTGCAGCCCCACCCCTAGTGGATTGGCTGCCCAACCTTGCCGCCTCCTGA
- a CDS encoding diflavin flavoprotein — protein MNVASKDTTVTTASTAPRLSLQCAAIASDTTTIRALDWDRSRFDIEFGLRNGTTYNSFLVRGAKTALIDTNHLKFEDTWLPMLKQQIDPKAIDYLIISHTEPDHSGLVGQIIDLNPEIEIVASKVAIKFLEDQVHRPFRSREVKSGEELDLGTNSTSGIAHRFEFLSAPNLHWPDTIFSFDHATGILYTCDAFGLHYCSEELFDQDPSALAPDFRFYYDCLMGPNARSVVQALKRMDQLPEITTIAVGHGPLLRHHLKLWVEDYRDWSSQRNQGESYAAICYLSYYGFCDRLSQAIAHGIGKAKGEVQLVDLRATDAQELSALIGEAKAVVVPTWPSQPDAELQSSIGTLLAALNQKQWVAVYDAYGGNDEPIDAVAAQLRSLGQKEAFEPLRVRQAPDGNVYQRFEEAGTDLGQLLNQKQNIAAMKSLDTELDKAMGTLSGGLYVVTASQDEESSQRRGAMIASWVSQASFTPPGLTVAVAKDRAIETLMQVGDRFVINVLREDNYQPLLRQFLKRFPPGADRFEGVNVLNNVAKGGPVLVDALAFLDCLVKQRLETPDHWIIYALVEQGNVADAEAKTAVHHRKVGNHY, from the coding sequence ATGAACGTTGCGAGCAAAGACACCACGGTGACAACGGCCAGCACTGCTCCAAGGTTGTCACTGCAATGCGCAGCTATCGCTAGCGACACCACCACGATCCGTGCCCTCGATTGGGACCGCAGCCGCTTTGATATCGAGTTCGGCCTCCGTAACGGCACCACCTACAACAGCTTCCTGGTGAGAGGTGCCAAGACAGCACTGATCGATACCAACCACCTCAAGTTTGAGGACACCTGGCTACCGATGCTTAAGCAGCAAATCGATCCAAAAGCGATCGACTATCTCATCATCAGCCACACCGAACCCGACCATTCCGGGCTAGTGGGCCAGATCATCGATCTCAATCCCGAGATCGAAATCGTTGCTTCGAAGGTCGCCATCAAGTTCCTAGAAGATCAGGTGCATCGCCCCTTCCGCTCGCGAGAAGTCAAAAGCGGCGAAGAACTGGATCTAGGCACTAACTCAACAAGCGGTATCGCTCACCGCTTCGAATTTCTGAGTGCGCCCAACCTGCACTGGCCAGACACAATCTTCTCTTTCGACCACGCCACAGGGATTCTTTACACCTGTGATGCATTTGGTCTGCACTATTGCTCAGAAGAACTCTTCGACCAGGACCCCTCCGCACTGGCCCCAGACTTCCGCTTCTATTACGACTGCTTGATGGGGCCCAATGCGCGCAGTGTTGTCCAGGCTTTGAAGCGCATGGATCAGCTGCCAGAGATCACCACAATTGCCGTTGGTCACGGCCCGCTACTCCGCCACCATCTCAAGCTTTGGGTCGAAGACTATCGCGACTGGAGCAGCCAACGAAACCAAGGAGAAAGCTATGCAGCCATCTGTTATCTCAGTTATTACGGCTTTTGCGACCGGCTCAGCCAAGCCATTGCCCACGGCATCGGCAAAGCCAAAGGCGAGGTACAACTAGTCGATCTTCGCGCCACTGATGCGCAAGAACTGAGCGCATTAATTGGTGAAGCAAAGGCTGTAGTAGTACCAACCTGGCCATCCCAACCAGATGCAGAACTGCAGAGTTCAATTGGCACCCTATTGGCAGCTTTGAATCAAAAGCAATGGGTTGCCGTTTACGATGCCTATGGCGGCAATGATGAGCCAATTGATGCAGTAGCAGCGCAGCTGCGTAGCCTTGGGCAAAAAGAAGCTTTCGAACCTTTAAGGGTGCGGCAAGCTCCTGACGGGAATGTCTACCAACGCTTCGAAGAAGCTGGTACCGACCTTGGACAACTGCTCAACCAAAAGCAAAATATTGCGGCAATGAAAAGCCTAGATACTGAACTTGACAAGGCCATGGGTACCCTTAGTGGCGGCCTTTATGTCGTCACCGCCAGCCAAGATGAAGAGTCCAGCCAACGACGTGGCGCCATGATCGCAAGCTGGGTAAGTCAAGCAAGTTTCACACCGCCAGGGCTAACCGTCGCAGTAGCCAAAGACAGAGCCATAGAAACCCTGATGCAAGTAGGGGATCGTTTCGTGATCAACGTATTAAGAGAAGACAACTATCAACCCTTACTAAGGCAATTCCTCAAACGCTTCCCCCCCGGAGCCGATCGTTTCGAAGGAGTGAATGTACTCAACAATGTTGCTAAAGGAGGCCCCGTCCTCGTGGATGCGCTGGCCTTCTTGGATTGCCTCGTCAAACAGCGACTAGAAACCCCCGATCACTGGATCATCTACGCCCTGGTGGAACAAGGCAATGTGGCGGATGCTGAAGCTAAAACAGCAGTACATCACCGCAAAGTAGGGAACCACTACTGA
- a CDS encoding diflavin flavoprotein, translating to MSMSSIHEPAAAAQRTVITLPIEKGLISLRGLSPQRLRFELEYALERGSTANSFLFSAGDDSYGQPQAAVLVHPPGDAYAEVFMPALAKALPSDTTTLKVVVGHINPNRVALLKKLASTYPKLKLISSNPGAKLLRELWEQRKPATPNNNEQEESSLPSLPSIEIVRQEQKLSLSNEHALWLLPAPTARWPGGLLAFEESLGLLMSDKLFAAHLCTSEWAEANRISTEEERRHFYDCLMAPMASQVDTLVERLEELDIRTIAPCHGPAIETSWRSLLNDYRRWGESQQQAPLKVVLLFASAYGNTAAIADALAKGVSSTGIQVESLNCEFTPANELVNAIQQADAYLIGSPTLGGHAPTPIVSALGTLLAEGDRNKKVGIFGSYGWSGEALELLEKKLRDGGFSFGFEPIKVKFSPDAAMVKTLEETGTLFGRNLLKKQRRQQPRASSGMSASRSDPAVLALGRVVGSLCILTARKGEGNTALSGAMVASWVSQASFSPPGLSVAVAKDRAVEALLHRGDHFALNVLAAGRQHELMKHFLQPFPAGSDRFAGLDLDASPAGQPLLKNALAWLEGCVQQRMECGDHWLLYAEISHGALLEREGTTAVHQRRSGANY from the coding sequence ATGTCGATGTCCTCCATCCACGAGCCTGCTGCAGCAGCGCAGCGAACGGTGATCACACTCCCAATCGAAAAGGGCCTGATCAGCTTGCGCGGCCTTAGTCCACAACGTCTGCGCTTTGAGCTGGAATATGCCCTGGAGCGAGGCAGTACCGCCAATAGCTTTCTTTTCTCTGCCGGGGACGACTCATATGGGCAACCTCAAGCGGCTGTCCTGGTACACCCCCCTGGCGACGCCTATGCGGAGGTTTTCATGCCGGCACTCGCCAAGGCTCTACCTTCAGATACCACGACGTTGAAGGTGGTCGTTGGTCACATCAACCCCAACCGAGTTGCGCTACTCAAAAAGCTAGCCAGCACCTACCCCAAGCTGAAATTAATCAGTTCCAATCCCGGCGCCAAATTGCTCAGAGAGCTTTGGGAGCAACGCAAACCAGCAACACCCAACAACAATGAACAAGAAGAGTCATCCCTTCCGTCTCTTCCATCCATTGAGATTGTTCGACAAGAACAGAAGCTCTCCCTCAGCAACGAACACGCATTGTGGCTGCTACCAGCGCCAACAGCTCGCTGGCCAGGCGGCCTACTGGCCTTCGAAGAAAGCCTTGGCTTGTTGATGAGCGACAAACTATTCGCCGCCCACCTCTGCACAAGCGAATGGGCAGAAGCCAATCGCATCAGCACCGAAGAGGAGCGTAGGCATTTCTACGACTGCCTGATGGCTCCCATGGCCAGCCAGGTAGATACCTTAGTAGAGCGGCTTGAAGAGCTAGACATCCGCACGATCGCCCCATGCCATGGGCCAGCCATAGAAACGAGCTGGCGGAGCCTCTTGAATGACTACCGCCGCTGGGGTGAAAGCCAACAACAAGCCCCTTTAAAGGTCGTTCTTCTTTTCGCCAGCGCCTACGGCAACACAGCGGCGATTGCTGACGCACTCGCAAAAGGAGTCTCCAGTACTGGTATTCAAGTAGAAAGCCTCAACTGCGAATTCACACCTGCGAATGAATTGGTGAATGCAATCCAACAAGCCGATGCCTACTTGATTGGATCGCCAACCCTTGGAGGGCATGCACCAACACCAATCGTATCGGCCCTAGGAACCTTGCTGGCCGAAGGTGACCGCAACAAAAAGGTAGGCATATTCGGCAGCTATGGCTGGAGTGGAGAGGCATTGGAACTTCTCGAAAAGAAGCTACGTGATGGTGGTTTCTCCTTTGGATTCGAGCCAATCAAAGTGAAGTTCAGTCCCGATGCTGCCATGGTGAAAACCCTGGAAGAGACAGGAACACTGTTTGGGCGAAACCTGCTCAAAAAACAGCGGCGTCAGCAACCACGAGCAAGCAGTGGCATGAGTGCAAGCCGTAGCGATCCAGCCGTGCTTGCCCTTGGTCGGGTAGTGGGCTCACTATGCATCTTGACGGCTCGTAAAGGGGAAGGGAATACAGCGCTTAGCGGCGCAATGGTCGCAAGCTGGGTTAGCCAAGCCAGCTTTTCACCGCCAGGGCTGAGCGTGGCCGTCGCCAAAGACCGAGCCGTTGAAGCGTTGCTGCATCGGGGCGACCACTTCGCTCTCAATGTGTTGGCAGCAGGAAGGCAACACGAACTGATGAAACATTTCCTGCAACCATTCCCAGCTGGTTCAGACCGGTTCGCAGGGCTAGACCTTGACGCCAGTCCCGCAGGTCAACCGCTGCTTAAAAATGCTCTGGCATGGCTTGAAGGATGCGTACAGCAACGCATGGAATGTGGAGACCACTGGCTGCTATATGCCGAGATCAGCCATGGTGCCCTACTTGAGCGAGAAGGCACGACGGCTGTGCATCAGCGCCGCAGCGGGGCGAACTACTGA
- a CDS encoding rubrerythrin family protein: MNLTTNANLEAAFGGESMANRKYLFFADVAQTLGNNELAKLFRDTAAQETEHAFAHFRLLHPELLIEDPAALNAADKQKMLTRCLELAIEGETYEYTTMYPEFATQARQDRDSTAEAEFNEQIEESQQHANLFRRAASNFGFLVPIEQHHAERYGVALKALEGKGVVSEADQPVTGKWICKVCSMIYDPAIGDPESGISAGTAFEAIPEDWVCPICGTRKANFVPYREAELKEAA, encoded by the coding sequence ATGAATCTCACCACCAACGCCAATCTTGAAGCGGCCTTTGGCGGCGAGAGCATGGCCAACCGTAAATACCTCTTCTTTGCCGACGTTGCCCAGACACTTGGCAACAATGAATTAGCAAAGCTTTTCCGCGACACTGCGGCGCAGGAAACCGAACACGCCTTCGCTCACTTCCGCTTGCTCCATCCTGAGCTATTAATCGAAGATCCTGCCGCACTCAACGCTGCTGACAAGCAGAAGATGCTCACCCGCTGCCTCGAGCTGGCCATTGAAGGTGAAACCTATGAATACACCACCATGTACCCAGAGTTCGCTACTCAGGCCCGCCAGGACAGAGACAGCACTGCAGAAGCAGAATTCAACGAACAGATCGAAGAGTCTCAGCAACACGCGAACCTTTTTCGTCGTGCAGCCAGCAACTTCGGCTTTTTAGTGCCAATCGAGCAACATCATGCTGAGCGTTACGGCGTTGCCCTCAAAGCACTGGAAGGCAAGGGCGTCGTAAGCGAAGCGGATCAACCCGTAACTGGTAAATGGATCTGCAAAGTGTGCTCGATGATCTATGACCCGGCCATCGGCGATCCCGAGTCAGGCATCTCAGCAGGAACCGCATTTGAAGCAATCCCAGAAGATTGGGTCTGCCCCATCTGCGGCACCCGAAAAGCCAACTTCGTGCCTTACCGAGAAGCCGAACTCAAAGAAGCGGCCTGA
- a CDS encoding NADPH-dependent FMN reductase: MALSPPPDLLVIAASNGENLKLARRIAAQAEHQGHRAKILDLTSLGLPLFTPVAKEAGMPNGVTPLHQQLMAASHWVICAPEYNGSIPPAFTSAVAWLSVQGDDFRSLFNGRPIAMASFSGGGGMGMSMSLRSQLSHLGAQVLGRQLMSNHAKPAKDESIRDLVHLLMQMQPLKL, encoded by the coding sequence ATGGCTTTATCACCCCCCCCCGATCTGCTTGTCATCGCCGCTAGCAATGGCGAGAACCTAAAGCTAGCTCGTCGCATCGCCGCTCAAGCTGAACACCAGGGACACAGAGCCAAGATTCTCGATCTCACAAGCTTGGGCCTGCCACTGTTCACGCCTGTGGCAAAGGAAGCTGGAATGCCAAACGGTGTCACCCCACTCCATCAACAGCTGATGGCGGCCTCGCACTGGGTGATCTGCGCGCCTGAATACAACGGCTCGATTCCACCTGCATTCACAAGTGCCGTCGCCTGGCTCTCCGTACAAGGAGATGACTTCCGCAGTTTGTTCAACGGCAGGCCAATCGCAATGGCAAGCTTTTCCGGCGGGGGCGGCATGGGCATGTCGATGAGCCTGCGCAGTCAACTCAGCCACCTCGGCGCTCAAGTGCTTGGACGGCAGCTGATGAGTAACCACGCCAAACCCGCCAAAGACGAATCCATTCGAGACTTAGTTCACCTGCTGATGCAGATGCAACCTCTCAAGCTTTGA